In one Culex quinquefasciatus strain JHB chromosome 2, VPISU_Cqui_1.0_pri_paternal, whole genome shotgun sequence genomic region, the following are encoded:
- the LOC6050905 gene encoding putative U5 small nuclear ribonucleoprotein 200 kDa helicase, which produces MIYAENLDSNEEGKKIILFWTMLASLQSVSEIDIREKADPFLAKILHQLDTGQQELDDYDGEKRSHLMANKRCQLPKRSFCEQRKGYEKVYVPALKPKPSEEAMGLMVIGKQL; this is translated from the exons ATGATTTACGCGGAAAATCTCGACAGCAACGAGGAAGGCAAGAAG ATTATTCTGTTCTGGACGATGCTGGCTTCGTTGCAGAGCGTAAGTGAGATTGATATTCGCGAAAAGGCCGATCCGTTCCTGGCGAAGATCTTGCACCAGCTGGACACGGGACAGCAAGAGTTGGATGATTACGATGGTGAAAAGAGATCCCATCTGATGGCAAACAAACGATGCCAGTTGCCAAAAAGAAGTTTCTGCGAACAGCGCAAGGGTTACGAAAAAGTTTACGTGCCGGCGTTAAAGCCAAAACCCTCCGAAGAGGCAATGGGACTGATGGTCATCGGTAAGCAGCTCTAG
- the LOC119767106 gene encoding uncharacterized protein LOC119767106 isoform X1: MLHSVPAVYSTATSRPQTLTSRRRSFSRMNLDSEPKKICVILELGLRAQNRTPFRGPHQLHVPDVLPGLGTPRSGTLLSSRETSTTLPESMANSSKTVLIEAGNVTIVLHCCRVEASIRNRPNWGIRK, encoded by the exons atgttgcactcggtgccggcggtttacAGCACCG CAACTTCCCGCCCACAAACACTCACGTCGCGACGGCGCAGCTTCAGCCGAATGAATCTGGACAGTGagccaaaaaaaatctgtgtcattCTCGAATTAGGATTACGTGCTCAAAATCGAACTCCGTTCCGAGGGCCTCATCAACTCCATGTTCCGGATGTGCTTCCAG GATTGGGAACTCCCCGTTCAGGCACTTTACTTTCCAGCCGGGAAACGTCGACCACCCTTCCCGAATcaatggccaactcctccaagaCTGTCCTGATTGAGGCCGGAAACGTGACCATCGTGTTACACTGCTGTCGCGTCGAAGCCTCCATCCGGAACCGACCAAACTGGGGTATTCGGaagtga
- the LOC119767106 gene encoding uncharacterized protein LOC119767106 isoform X2: MALPKRCVNNEIALKKINFQFLDKYAKVYFHDGPPTKRRTTKSYIIGGGQRRCCTRCRRFTAPQLPAHKHSRRDGAASAE, translated from the exons ATGGCGCTGCCGAAGCGTTGCGTGAACAACGAGATTGCGTTGAAGAAGATTAACTTCCAGTTTTTGGACAAGTACGCGAAAGTTTATTTTCACGATGGGCCTCCGACGAAGAGGAGGACGACGAAAAGCTACATaatcggaggtggtcagcgcagatgttgcactcggtgccggcggtttacAGCACCG CAACTTCCCGCCCACAAACACTCACGTCGCGACGGCGCAGCTTCAGCCGAATGA
- the LOC119767105 gene encoding uncharacterized protein LOC119767105, whose product MLFRDDHRMAHVVRLVGVLESATNPQSAICVDERKQSLELAVAWKRCILDQAIDFRLEAVVLSCSRQLQASVVDLLWRQRSFQFGRVGATSPRAEPQTVDPAQDAPNVSQIRVAASWGRKTGGASAAQAA is encoded by the exons ATGCTCTTTCGGGATGATCATAGGATGGCGCACGTCGTACGGCTGGTTGGAGTTCTGGAGTCGGCCACCAACCCGCAGAGTGCCATCTGTGTCGACGAACGGAAACAAAGCCTTGAGCTTGCTGTTGCTTGGAAGCGGTGCATTCTTGACCAGGCAATCGATTTCCGTCTGGAAGCTGTCGTGTTGAGCTGCTCGCGCCAGTTGCAAGCAAGCGTCGTTGATCTTCTTTGGCGTCAGCGGTCCTTCCAGTTTGGGCGCGTTGGTGCGACGAGCCCGAGAGCTGAGCCGCAGACGGTTGATCCAGCACAAGATGCGCCGAATGTGAGCCAGATCCGAGTAGCGG CCAGCTGGGGCCGTAAAACAGGGGGTGCATCAGCAGCTCAAGCGGCGTGA